In one Rhinopithecus roxellana isolate Shanxi Qingling chromosome 1, ASM756505v1, whole genome shotgun sequence genomic region, the following are encoded:
- the PSMD2 gene encoding 26S proteasome non-ATPase regulatory subunit 2 gives MEEGGRDKAPVQPQQPPAAAPGGTDEKPSGKERRDAGDKDKEQELSEEDKQLQDELEMLVERLGEKDTSLYRPALEELRRQIRSSTTSMTSVPKPLKFLRPHYGKLKEIYENMAPGENKRFAADIISVLAMTMSGERECLKYRLVGSQEELASWGHEYVRHLAGEVAKEWQELDDAEKVQREPLLTLVKEIVPYNMAHNAEHEACDLLMEIEQVDMLEKDIDENAYAKVCLYLTSCVNYVPEPENSALLRCALGVFRKFSRFPEALRLALMLNDMELVEDIFTSCKDVVVQKQMAFMLGRHGVFLELSEDVEEYEDLTEIMSNVQLNSNFLALARELDIMEPKVPDDIYKTHLENNRFGGSGSQVDSARMNLASSFVNGFVNAAFGQDKLLTDDGNKWLYKNKDHGMLSAAASLGMILLWDVDGGLTQIDKYLYSSEDYIKSGALLACGIVNSGVRNECDPALALLSDYVLHNSNTMRLGSIFGLGLAYAGSNREDVLTLLLPVMGDSKSSMEVAGVTALACGMIAVGSCNGDVTSTILQTIMEKSETELKDTYARWLPLGLGLNHLGKGEAIEAILAALEVVSEPFRSFANTLVDVCAYAGSGNVLKVQQLLHICSEHFDSKEKEEDKDKKEKKDKDKKEAPADMGAHQGVAVLGIALIAMGEEIGAEMALRTFGHLLRYGEPTLRRAVPLALALISVSNPRLNILDTLSKFSHDADPEVSYNSIFAMGMVGSGTNNARLAAMLRQLAQYHAKDPNNLFMVRLAQGLTHLGKGTLTLCPYHSDRQLMSQVAVAGLLTVLVSFLDVRNIILGKSHYVLYGLVAAMQPRMLVTFDEELRPLPVSVRVGQAVDVVGQAGKPKTITGFQTHTTPVLLAHGERAELATEEFLPVTPILEGFVILRKNPNYDI, from the exons ATGGAGGAGGGAGGCCGGGACAAGGCGCCGGTGCAGCCCCAGCAGCCCCCAGCGGCGGCCCCCGGCGGCACGGACGAGAAGCCGAGCGGCAAGGAGCGGCGGGATGCTGGGGACAAGGACAAAGAACAGGAGCTG TCTGAGGAGGACAAACAGCTTCAAGATGAACTGGAGATGCTCGTGGAACGACTGGGG GAGAAGGATACATCCCTGTATCGACCAGCGCTGGAGGAATTGCGAAGGCAAATTCGTTCTTCTACAACTTCCATGACTTCAGTGCCCAAGCCTCTCAAATTTCTGCGTCCACACTATGGCAAACTGAAGGAAATCTATGAGAACATGGCCCCTGGGGAGAATAAG CGTTTTGCTGCTGACATCATCTCTGTTTTGGCCATGACCATGAGTGGGGAGCGCGAGTGCCTCAAGTATCGGCTAGTGGGCTCCCAGGAGGAATTGGCATCATGGGGTCATGAGTATGTCAG GCATCTGGCAGGAGAAGTGGCTAAGGAGTGGCAGGAGCTGGATGACGCGGAGAAGGTCCAGCGGGAGCCACTGCTCACTCTGGTGAAGGAAATTGTCCCCTACAACATGGCCCACAATGCAGAGCATGAGGCCTGTGACCTGCTTATGGAAATTGAGCAGGTGGACATGCTCGAGAAGGACATTGATGAGAATGCATATGCAAAGGTCTGCCTTTATCTTACCAG TTGTGTGAATTACGTGCCTGAGCCTGAGAACTCAGCCCTACTGCGTTGTGCCCTGGGTGTGTTCCGAAAGTTTAGCCGGTTCCCTGAAGCTCTGAGATTGGCATTGATGCTCAATGACATGGAGTTGGTAGAAGACATCTTTACCTCCTGCAAGGATGT GGTAGTACAGAAACAGATGGCATTCATGCTAGGCCGGCATGGGGTGTTCCTGGAGCTGAGTGAAGACGTTGAGGAGTATGAGGACCTGACAGAGATCATGTCCAATGTACAGCTCAACAGCAACTTCTTGGCCTTAGCTCGGGAG CTGGACATCATGGAGCCCAAGGTGCCTGATGACATCTACAAAACCCACCTAGAGAACAACA GGTTTGGGGGCAGTGGCTCTCAGGTGGACTCTGCCCGCATGAACCTGGCCTCCTCTTTTGTGAATGGCTTTGTGAATGCAGCTTTTGGCCAAGACAAGCTGCTAACAGATGATGGCAACAAATGGCTTTACAAGAACAAGGACCATG GAATGTTGAGTGCAGCTGCATCTCTTGGGATGATTCTGCTGTGGGATGTGGATGGTGGCCTCACCCAGATTGACAAGTACCTGTACTCCTCTGAGGACTACATTAAG TCAGGAGCTCTTCTTGCCTGTGGCATAGTGAACTCTGGGGTCCGGAATGAGTGTGACCCTGCTCTGGCACTGCTCTCAGACTATGTTCTCCACAACAGCAACACCATGAGACTTGGTTCCATCTTTGG GCTAGGCTTGGCCTATGCTGGCTCAAATCGTGAAGATGTCCTAACACTGCTGCTGCCTGTGATGGGAGATTCAAAGTCCAGTATGGAG GTGGCAGGTGTGACAGCTCTAGCCTGTGGAATGATAGCAGTGGGGTCCTGCAATGGAGATGTAACTTCCACTATCCTTCAGACCATCATGGAGAAGTCAGAGACTGAGCTCAAGGACACTTATGCTCGTTGGCTTCCTCTTGGACTGGGTCTCAACCACCTGG GGAAGGGTGAGGCTATTGAGGCAATCCTGGCTGCACTGGAGGTTGTGTCAGAGCCATTCCGCAGTTTTGCCAACACACTAGtggatgtgtgtgcatatgcag GCTCTGGGAATGTGCTGAAGGTGCAGCAGCTGCTCCACATTTGTAGTGAACACTTTGACtccaaagagaaggaggaagacaaagacaagaaagaaaagaaggacaaGGACAAAAAGGAAGCCCCTGCAGACATGGGAGCACATCAG GGAGTGGCTGTTCTGGGGATTGCCCTTATTGCTATGGGGGAGGAGATTGGTGCAGAGATGGCACTACGAACCTTTGGCCACTTG CTGAGATACGGGGAGCCTACACTCCGGAGGGCTGTACCTTTAGCATTGGCCCTGATCTCTGTTTCAAATCCACGACTCAACATCCTGGATACCCTAAGCAAATTCTCTCATGATGCTGATCCAGAAGTTTCCTATAACTCCATTTTTGCCATGGGCATGGTGGGCAGTG GTACCAATAATGCCCGTCTGGCTGCAATGCTGCGCCAGTTAGCTCAATATCATGCCAAGGACCCAAACAACCTCTTCATGGTGCGCTTGGCACAG GGCCTAACACATTTAGGGAAGGGTACCCTTACCCTCTGCCCCTACCACAGTGACCGGCAGCTTATGAGTCAAGTGGCCGTGGCTGGGCTGCTTACTGTGCTTGTCTCTTTCCTGGATGTTCGAAACA TTATTCTAGGCAAATCACACTATGTATTGTATGGGCTGGTGGCTGCCATGCAGCCCCGAATGCTGGTTACGTTTGATGAGGAACTGCGGCCATTGCCAGTGTCTGTCCGTGTGGGTCAG GCAGTGGATGTGGTGGGCCAGGCTGGCAAGCCGAAGACCATCACAGGGTTCCAGACACATACAACCCCAGTGTTGTTGGCCCACGGGGAACGGGCAGAATTGGCCACTGAGGAGTTTCTTCCTGTTACCCCCATTCTGGAAGGTTTTGTTATCCTTCGGAAGAACCCCAATTATGATATCTAA